From the Solanum pennellii chromosome 4, SPENNV200 genome, one window contains:
- the LOC107016124 gene encoding uncharacterized protein LOC107016124, whose amino-acid sequence MDPPTVEEKIKTAELEDVQLEEVKETKPAAIEEDDALFRCDLFDAEMVQKVADEFLPGLASACIDNTTGGLLNSPASVAVDIRREMVDYLVQRSEMFVAESVVLEGDSVVEVSDNPHDIISDFIDDFAQSKRNFFCKVSSWMLSERREERIDDFVQEMEMNGFWLMARRIAVAQTSIRNIDFKNIYHCSMRFKSEEELSKHITSCGFRELHCENEGCNARFSAAQLELHDSTCPFKILQCEQKCPETLMRREMDRHCITVCPMKLANCPFYPVGCVSTIPQCKTDQHRLENLLPHLTHILKLIHKEASFEALKKRAEQLLEASSPGRLAAARDARSLTVAIKRIDAKLGPLEAEEIKEDNADDADLKDEKKDSTDLSAKKDSTDLSAKKDSTDLSAKKDCSIDLSHNDEQSPQLNSTASPHKTVSPDKSEEVVEPTVNTDSTNEHCEKPDSRDLPHNKNDGLKSPDKGEESLSTSEKHQDVTTSAHKLESPKSEDPPKSPEKHHNSTTSEEQKE is encoded by the exons GttgaagaaaaaatcaaaacagCAGAACTTGAAGACGTGCAATTAGAGGAAGTGAAGGAAACTAAACCAGCAGCAATTGAGGAGGACGATGCCCTCTTCCGCTGTGATCTATTTGATGCAGAGATGGTTCAAAAGGTAGCGGATGAATTTCTCCCTGGATTAGCCTCTGCCTGTATTGATAATACGACCGGTGGTTTGTTGAATAGCCCCGCTTCTGTGGCTGTTGATATTAGAAGAGAAATGGTGGACTATCTTGTCCAGAGAAGCGAGATGTTTGTTGCAGAATCTGTTGTCTTAGAAGGTGACTCGGTTGTTGAAGTGTCGGACAACCCTCATGATATTATATCggattttattgatgattttgcACAGTCTAAGAGGAACTTTTTCTGCAAAGTCTCATCATGGATGCTAAGTGAAAGGAGAGAGGAAAGGATAGATGATTTCGTACAAGAAATGGAAATGAATGGCTTTTGGTTGATGGCGAGGAGGATAGCAGTGGCACAAACATCGATAAGAAATATCGACTTCAAGAACATTTATCACTGCAGTATGAGGTTCAAATCTGAAGAAGAGCTTTCGAAGCATATCACTTCGTGTGGTTTCAGGGAATTGCACTGTGAAAATGAGGGATGCAATGCCCGATTCAGTGCAGCTCAGCTGGAACTGCATGATTCAACATGTCCGTTTAAAATACTCCAATGCGAGCAGAAATGCCCAGAAACACTCATGAGGCGTGAAATGGACAGGCACTGTATAACTGTATGTCCAATGAAGCTTGCCAACTGCCCCTTCTATCCAGTAGGCTGTGTGTCTACTATTCCTCAATGCAAAACTGACCAACACCGTCTTGAGAATCTTCTGCCTCACTTGACCCACATCTTAAAACTTATTCATAAGGAAGCATCTTTCGAGGCTTTGAAGAAAAGGGCTGAACAATTGTTGGAG GCATCATCACCTGGACGGCTGGCAGCTGCTCGTGATGCAAGATCATTAACAGTTGCAATCAAGCGTATTGATGCAAAGCTTGGACCTTTGGAAGCTGAGGAAATTAAAGAGGACAATGCAGATGACGCTGActtgaaagatgaaaaaaagGATAGCACTGATCTATCTGCCAAAAAGGATAGCACTGATCTATCCGCCAAAAAGGATAGCACTGATCTATCCGCCAAAAAGGATTGCTCTATTGACTTGTCTCATAATGATGAACAATCTCCACAGCTCAACTCCACAGCTTCACCGCACAAAACAGTCTCACCTGACAAATCAGAGGAAGTTGTGGAACCAACCGTTAATACGGATTCAACCAATGAACACTGTGAGAAACCAGACTCTAGGGATCTACCCCATAACAAAAATGACGGTTTGAAATCACCTGACAAAGGTGAAGAGTCTCTTAGCACATCCGAAAAACATCAAGATGTCACAACTTCAGCACACAAACTAGAGTCACCTAAAAGTGAAGATCCTCCCAAGTCACCCGAGAAGCATCATAATTCAACAACTTCTGAAGAACAAAAGGAGTGA